The Rhizoctonia solani chromosome 4, complete sequence genome contains a region encoding:
- a CDS encoding Fungal specific transcription factor domain — MLIIVLDVLDWRKLLDLSSKEQNVRQNPTELQAHNRALSSTKSSSNLQVLYSSVGHPYDTSHALEPISYAISDSISPGSYSSLGGYSIPPSDPSLFVPNPDSISLGLSPASSSNPTYYSPQISNSPGQSHSLSPASYSSPQISATPEFSGGARLNLPSQAIPTQHWPTLDEDSDSDDLEDVRTALSNVLVMTGNAESESLVDCFALWMIRFLFEPLRGISTTKDIIIQGLARGGEALWRMMLQANIAWQVAGNAQCDIDHPPYFSTFYSHIIQRLSTAKSHIEPSREMDRCYALSALEQSFELMCILCKIGTLSDILNAMQHAAPVFRRACSDSPEKLVNLPLLLTTVDVSLQSYATHDILFSMLTHRPMFFRYDLSHPAHVSESLFNAEDGPGLRWLYGVPDWLMVILARMNTLLEDYGSCVDPGIAKELEEEIRSERTIVAASVDPSMSMGRIVVQESWRLAALIYLFMALCGADSKDARVTKVHSKFMKLYTGVEARRNPDSFLVFPMLILGLPTSRAEDRTTIRSRMLGLQECSKPNTFGNEVVRILDDIWSRADARVGRIDPASAASHSGGDTSSAGGSGRTVRGSSEARSSASGSSGAEARTGSGPVGPTGCRRCAQAGIECEGYTTGRTQKSRHGIRNVDTSTKNKPDSVRYQYYPFPPDPSTKADGQININQLSGDGVVPGVGAGVGAASRAGEGSNVPVNQDREHGFCYPWRSDYLELVQHTDHRLVVTFARINALLEDYGNCVDPEKVREVENDIAGCKLPTCSQTRFGSNESFGRVMAHEVWKLAAYVYLYMGLCGANSYNARVVKVQQEFMGILKRVVPSRNPDSFMYVPMFILGMATNVPDQAALLTRLTGVTECSRAGTMGHDIRAMMIDVWTHTTATFVIRVDLELVVSSAS; from the exons ATGTTGATTATCGTTCTCGATGTACTCGACTGGCGCAAGTTGCTTGACTTGTCAAGTAAG GAACAAAACGTGCGACAGAACCCGACCGAGCTGCAAGCG CACAATCGTGCCTTGTCGAGCACAAAATCCTCATCCAATCTGCAAGTGTTATATTCCTCGGTTGGACATCCCTATGATACCTCCCATGCGCTCGAGCCAATATCCTACGCAATTTCGGACTCGATATCTCCAGGATCATATTCCTCACTAGGCGGATATTCGATACCGCCATCCGATCCATCTTTATTCGTACCTAATCCCGACTCGATCTCACTCGGCCTCTCCCCAGCAAGTAGCTCAAACCCGACGTACTACAGTCCCCAAATCAGCAATTCCCCAGGACAGAGTCATTCCTTGTCCCCAGCGAGTTACTCAAGCCCTCAAATATCGGCTACTCCCGAATTTTCCGGAGGCGCGCGCCTTAATTTGCCATCCCAGGCAATTCCAACTCAGCATTGGCCAACGCTCGATGAAGACAGTGATTCGGATGACCTCGAGGATGTGAGGACTGCCTTGTCCAATGTGCTGGTCATGACCGGAAATGCCGAGAGCGAGTCATTAGTCGATTGCT TTGCGCTCTGGATGATACGCTTCTTGTTCGAACCTCTTCGAGGCATCTCCACGACCAAGGACATCATCATACAAGGCCTTGCCCGTGGTGGAGAGGCCCTCTGGAGAATGATGCTGCAAGCTAATATTGCGTGGCAGGTTGCTGGCAACGCGCAGTGTGACATTGACCACCCACCATACTTTTCAACTTTTTATTCTCACATAATTCAACGTTTATCGACCGCCAAATCCCATATTGAGCCTTCCAGGGAAATGGACAGGTGCTATGCTCTCAGTGCACTGGAACAGAGTTTTGAG CTCATGTGTATTTTGTGCAAGATTGGCACCCTGTCGGACATTCTAAACGCAATGCAACACGCTGCGCCAGTCTTCCGCCGTGCGTGCTCCGATAGCCCGGAAAAACTCGTCAACCTCCCGTTACTCCTAACGACTGTCGACGTTAGCCTGCAATCCTACGCCACACACGATATTCTGTTCAGTATGCTTACTCACCGTCCGATGTTCTTCCGGTACGACCTCTCGCACCCTGCCCACGTCTCTGAATCACTGTTCAATGCGGAGGATGGCCCCGGTCTCCGATGGCTGTACGGTGTCCCAGATTGGCTGATGGTCATTCTGGCCCGCATGAACACGTTGCTCGAGGATTATGGAAGTTGCGTGGATCCCGGTATTGCCAAGGAACTAGAGGAAGAAATTAGAAGCGAACGAACGATTGTCGCTGCAAGCGTGGACCCGAGTATGAGCATGGGTCGTATTGTGGTACAAGAGAGCTGGAGACTTGCAGCATTGATTTATTTGTTCATG GCACTATGTGGGGCAGACTCAAAAGATGCGCGCGTGACCAAGGTGCATTCTAAGTTCATGAAACTGTATACTGGTGTCGAAGCTCGACGTAACCCAGACTCGTTTTTGGTGTTTCCGATGCTGATT TTAGGACTCCCGACTTCGCGCGCCGAAGATCGTACGACTATTCGGTCTCGAATGCTCGGACTGCAAGAATGTTCCAAGCCAAACACGTTTGGGAACGAGGTCGTCAGGATCTTGGATGATATCTGGTCGAGGGCGGATGCCCGGGTTGGGCGAATAGACCCGGCGAGTGCGGCAAGCCACTCGGGCGGAGATACGAGCAGTGCAGGCGGGAGCGGGCGTACCGTTCGAGGCAGCTCAGAGGCAAGGAGTAGTGCGAGCGGAAGTAGTGGGGCTGAAGCAAGGACGGGCAGTGGACCGGTG GGTCCGACCGGTTGTCGCCGTTGTGCCCAGGCTGGAATCGAGTGCGAGGGATACACGACCGGGAGAACCCAAAAGTCGAGACATGGCATCAGGAACGTCGACACGAGTACGAAGAATAAACCGGACTCGGTTCGTTACCAGTACTATCCGTTTCCTCCTGATCCGTCGACCAAAGCCGATGGGCAAATAAACATAAATCAGCTCTCTGGAGACGGGGTGGTTCCTGGTGTTGGTGCTGGTGTTGGTGCTGCTTCGCGAGCTGGAGAAGGATCTAACGTCCCTGTGAATCAAGATCGAGAACACGGGTTCTGCTATCCGTGGCGCTCGGACTATCTCGAACTCGTCCAGCATACAGATC ATCGGCTTGTGGTTACGTTTGCAAGGATTAACGCACTACTGGAAGACTACGGGAACTGTGTCGATCCGGAGAAAGTGCGAGAGGTCGAGAATGACATTGCAGGTTGTAAACTTCCGACTTGCTCTCAAACACGGTTCGGCTCGAACGAAAGCTTTGGTAGAGTGATGGCCCATGAGGTCTGGAAGCTCGCGGCATATGTGTATCTTTACATG GGACTATGTGGGGCGAACTCGTACAATGCACGAGTGGTCAAGGTCCAGCAGGAGTTCATGGGGATTCTGAAACGTGTCGTGCCCAGCAGGAACCCAGACTCGTTCATGTATGTTCCAATGTTCATC CTTGGCATGGCAACCAATGTGCCCGACCAGGCCGCTCTCCTCACAAGGCTGACAGGCGTGACGGAGTGCTCACGGGCTGGAACGATGGGACATGATATCAGGGCAATGATGATTGATGTCTGGACGCATACTACAG CAACGTTTGTTATCCGTGTCGATCTTGAACTTGTAGTCTCTAGTGCTTCCTGA
- a CDS encoding Transposase family Tnp2 protein yields the protein MSDTSKVLQNCPCCGDLLGPQQIERHLQLTVATMDLDSESDSDNNNNNSFDMGVEIAHYKENDLLPANVDFSELEDPPQQNPGDLGHFEMPSLSLDEPPLPHNLIHHNPPVNIQTWPNPPSDNPNSDLEDELELSCQIINGPDCDPEYVERDNVDVPHVNPNDKPRLTEEEMRKALEFDFGNMLDNEWVEMYSCSLSDHNRQTLQLLATRIRSHFLRQTWDDLRFGACLELEFPSKFIAYRRLQILSGLKTRVYDCCINSCRQSKAGLPLHPLNPSASGPFPKRTNGQKLQYRVESDAKYKPHVIFNVFDSDNYLRLQQTRVHPNHPYHFFDNPKDIALGLSTDGFTLFKRRRRGLSCAWPIILINYNLDPSIRTHLENVICVGVIPGPKQPKDINSFFIPLLDELLELQQGVSMRGILAEPEGILYEFVLRAFIIIIFGDILAILKLMMIKGHNAFSPCRTCLIEGQLCQLKQTAVYYVPLRLPGPGQIRQWSHDALPIRTHEQFLRQYAKLGAARTQAEREEIARNSGINGEPIFTQLCSIDLPSNFPYDIMHLLFENLVPNMVKHWTGDFKGLDKGTGTYRISKAQWMMVGLLTAWATRTIPSVFVGTLPDIAQDRSLFKAEAYSFWIQYLAPILLKDVMPRKYYNHVLALREIILLCLQFKITRIEVDELQAMINNWVLKYKMYYYQYRTSRLPTCPLTIHALLHIPYYILRTGPLWASWAFVMERFCGRLLPAVRNRTRPYIQLDNYIERRAQLQLVAKKYDIPTLTKAYVKPSHPNEVQMSTQEIAYPQLLGRPIHYKVTLDKVLKKQLIGYFNLVYPGRKPQDHVNSIDAGSLIRYGQFRIDDGDRFRTAIMIDRDPTARDNSYIKAGTISSTSLTSILRFYHTSTTFARTDMRPSVANATARYGKFNMAGCTIFIMSNTSNRKLALVGIT from the exons ATGAGCGATACCAGCAAAGTTCTTCAAAATTGCCCATGCTGCGGCGACCTACTTGGTCCCCAACAAATCGAGCGACACCTGCAGCTAACTGTCGCCACAATGGACCTTGACTCAGAGTCAGACtcagacaacaacaacaacaacagcttTGACATGGGGGTTGAAATTGCGCATTACAAAGAGAATGACCTGTTACCCGCCAATGTAGATTTTTCCGAATTAGAAG ACCCCCCGCAACAAAACCCAGGAGACCTGGGCCATTTCGAAATGCCCAGTCTATCTCTTG ATGAGCCCCCACTACCGCACAACCTCATTCATCATAATCCGCCCGTAAACATACAAACATGGCCCAACCCGCCTTCAGACAACCCCAACTCCGACTTAGAAGATGAGCTAGAGCTTAGTTGTCAAATTATCAATGGCCCTGATTGCGACCCTGAGTACGTTGAACGGGACAATGTTGATGTCCCCCATGTCAACCCCAATGACAAGCCCAGGCTCACCGAGGAGGAGATGCGCAAGGCGCTGGAATTTGATTTTGGCAATATGCTTGACAATGAATGGGTTGAAATGT ACTCTTGTTCATTGTCAGATCACAATCGCCAAACTCTTCAGCTCTTAGCCACTCGTATTCGCTCCCATTTCTTGCGTCAAACGTGGGACGACCTTCGATTTGGGGCCTGTTTGGAGCTGGAGTTCCCAAGCAAATTCATTGCGTACCGCCGGCTCCAAATCCTCTCAGGGCTCAAAACTCGTGTTTACGACTGTTGCATCAACTCCTGT AGGCAAAGCAAGGCGGGTCTTCCGCTACACCCCCTTAATCCCTCAGCTTCAGGGCCTTTTCCAAAACGCACAAATGGCCAAAAACTCCAATACCGGGTTGAATCAGATGCCAAGTATAAACCACATGTTATTTTCAATGTGTTCGACAGTGACAACTACCTTAGGCTCCAACAAACACGAGTCCACCCCAACCACCCGTACCACTTTTTTGACAACCCCAAAGATATTGCTCTAGGCTTGTCGACAGATGGATTTACGTTATTTAAACGGCGTAGACGTGGGCTTTCCTGTGCTTGGCCAATTATATTGATTAACTACAACCTTGATCCTAGTATCCGCACCCACCTTGAGAATGTAATCTGCGTTGGAGTTATTCCGGGCCCAAAACAACCCAAGGACATTAACTCTTTTTTTATCCCCCTGCTTGACGAGTTACTAGAGCTTCAACAAGGTGTATCTATGCGTGGTATTTTGGCAGAGCCCGAGGGCATTCTGTATGAGTTTGTATTACGCGCATTTATAATCATCATATTTGGTGACATTCTGGCCATTTTGAAACTCATGATGATAAAAGGGCACAACGCGTTCTCGCCTTGTCGCACCTGTCTTATTGAGGGCCAGTTGTGCCAATTGAAGCAAACAGCTGTCTATTACGTGCCTTTGAGGCTCCCGGGCCCAGGTCAAATACGCCAGTGGTCCCACGATGCCCTTCCAATTCGAACTCATGAACAATTCCTACGGCAATATGCCAAGCTGGGTGCGGCAAGAACACAGGCCGAGCGTGAAGAAATTGCTCGAAATTCAGGCATTAACGGGGAGCCCATATTTACGCAGCTTTGTTCAATTGACCTCCCCTCAAATTTCCCTTACGACATTATGCACTTGCTGTTTGAGAATCTTGTCCCGAATATGGTCAAACACTGGACTGGGGACTTCAAAGGACTTGACAAAGGAACCGGAACTTACAGAATATCAAAGGCCCAATGGATGATGGTTGGACTACTCACGGCTTGGGCCACTCGAACAATCCCTTCTGTGTTTGTTGGTACCCTGCCAGATATTGCTCAAGACCGGAGCTTATTCAAAGCAGAGGCTTACTCATTCTGGATACAATACTTGGCTCCAATCCTCCTCAAGGATGTCATGCCGCGAAAGTATTACAA CCATGTTCTTGCACTTCGCGAAATTATTTTATTATGTCTCCAATTCAAAATTACCCGCATCGAAGTCGACGAATTACAGGCAATGATAAACAATTGGGTACTCAAGTACAAAAT GTACTACTACCAATATCGAACATCTCGGCTCCCCACATGCCCCCTCACCATTCACGCCCTCCTGCACATACCTTATTATATCCTACGAACTGGGCCTCTCTGGGCCTCGTGGGCCTTCGTCATGGAGAGATTCTGTGGGCGGTTATTACCAGCCGTCAGAAATCGCACTCGGCCATACATCCAACTCGATAATTATATCGAACGGCGCGCACAGCTGCAACTTGTAGCAAAAAAGTATGATATTCCCACACTCACAAAGGCTTACGTTAAGCCCAGTCACCCCAACGAGGTGCAAATGTCGACTCAGGAAATCGCTTATCCACAAT TATTAGGACGACCTATACACTACAAAGTTACACTCGACAAAGTTTTAAAAAAGCAGCTGATCGGGTATTTTAACCTCGTGTACCCAGGACGCAAGCCACAAGACCATGTCAATAGTATCGATGCCGGCTCACTTATTCGGTACGGACAATTCCGCATTGATGATGGCGACCGGTTTCGTACCGCGATTATGATTGATCGGGACCCGACTGCACGAGATAACTCATACATTAAGGCAGGTACAATTTCCTCCACTTCTCTTACCAGTATCTTACGTTTTTATCACACTAGTACGACCTTTGCCCGGACCGATATGCGTCCTTCAGTAGCCAACGCGACCGCCCGATACGGGAAGTTCAATATGGCCGGCTGCACGATATTTATTATGTCGAATACATCGAACCGTAAGCTAGCTTTAGTTGGAATCACTTGA
- a CDS encoding extracellular metalloprotease: MIFTAFVTLALGVSSTCAVPFGNRTMFCASTPSVAEVAAAEAHFTSHKASTNLGPNAKFAATIPVYWHVLQSGTSLSQGNIPDSEIAASIKILNQDYAGAGLTFRLAGIGRMTNANWFQRTAPSTSYQTAMKQALRQGGASALNVYTVGFTNVSVNDQGLLGYATFPYSYSSEPKDDGVVIRYSTVPGGSAAPYNLGKTLTHQVGHWVGLYHTFQGGCSSPGDYVDDTPHQYDGPGGPTSGCPAGKDTCPDGGPDPIHNFMDSSDDSCKTGFTPGQVARLQAQMSTYRGVTI; encoded by the exons ATGATCTTCACTGCGTTCGTCACCCTTGCTCTCGGAGTCAGCTCGACTTGCGCTGTGCCTTTCGGCAATCGCACAATGTTCTGCGCATCTACTCCTAG CGTAGCGGaggttgctgctgctgaggCGCACTTTACTTCCCACAAGGCATCCACCAATCTTGGTCCTAATGCCAAGTTCGCTGCGACCATTCCTGTTTATTGGCATGTCCTTCAGTCTGGAACGT CTTTGAGCCAAGGAAACATTCCTGACAGTGAGATTGCCGCTTCCATTAAAATACTGAATCAAGACTATGCCGGCGCTGGCCTCACCTTCAGGTTGGCAGGGATCGGCCGTATGACCAACGC GAATTGGTTTCAACGGACAGCCCCGAGCACCTCTTACCAAACTGCGATGAAGCAAGCGTTGCGACAGGGTGGCGCAAGTGCCTTGAATGTCTACACGGTCGGCTTCACCAACGTCTCCGTCAACGACCAGGGTCTCCTGGGATATGCCACCTTCCCGTATTCTTACTCTAGTGAGCCGAAGGATGATGGCGTGGTGATACGGTACTCGACTGTTCCTGGAGGCAGCGCTGCACCATACAATTTGGGTAAAACTTTAACCCATCAGGTTGGTCACTGGGTTGGTTTGTACCATACTTTCCAGGGCGGCTGCTCCTCACCTGGCGACTACGTTGACGATACCCCTCACCAATACGATGGTCCCGGTGGTCCTACCTCTGGCTGCCCCGCGGGCAAAGACACTTGCCCAGATGGAGGACCTGATCC TATCCACAACTTCATGGACTCCAGCGATGACTCCTGCAAGACCGGG TTTACTCCTGGTCAAGTTGCACGTCTTCAAGCACAAATGTCGACATACCGTGGCGTTACCATCTAA
- a CDS encoding Fungal specific transcription factor domain, with amino-acid sequence MTKLRRSLTGCASFRNINSRKKCDETKPECQRCLASGTVCVYQFVQYAAGQNHRMIRTKPGPRNLVTSGTRTPQTIHDTPLCGSGDFLDMHSLPENSNMAACLVPLGTLPQSNLVVPGTSGSIHRAHSTPLQSSVDFEPTVSSTSPDFNRWSNTISNIESIGYSSLSSIAYTSTNVDLIDDDDDDDPEGIRNLLLISPTMDKNTPENTLPFVLHCYFRWAVVSVFEPRKVAYTMRNQIIEQFSDESSRVRTILIANIMNIYSRDLVMNEIGTCMIKALTSAVQENVSRFRITASPLVPGLNRQHAVRTLDNVLEVVILQLRTQPISDHLQSLQSVAPVFRAACPEPPGKPLDLTRIMLDSSLNLRHFAYIDILASMITAQPTCFQYEVPFSLDLCDRMCEMQDSCGLRWLYGVPDQFIMMLAWINSLAETPGASENTELIAWIEKNLPRINIPIDKCGDPWLRIGRTLVLECWRCCVLIYLYMVLCKADSNDPRVVHAHGGFMRLIRGLRSARHPNASLGSPILVAGVVAVTERDRDTLREKIIVFGNGQRQEPRGMTLCWRWKMYGPERKMKGGQQYGLIWQSLALLSSNTGLR; translated from the exons ATGACCAAGCTCCGGCGATCTCTGACTGGTTGTGCTTCAT TCCGAAATATCAACAGCCGCAAGAAATGTGACGAGACTAAGCCTGAATGTCAGCGATGCCTAGCATCTGGGACAGTCTGCGTCTACCAGTTCGTGCAATATGCCGCAGGTCAGAATCATCGAATGATAAGGACCAAGCCGGGACCTCGAAACCTCGTTACTTCTGGAACTAGGACTCCACAAACTATCCACGATACTCCTTTATGTGGCTCTGGCGACTTTTTGGACATGCACTCGCTTCCCGAAAATTCGAACATGGCTGCTTGTTTGGTCCCTCTCGGTACTCTCCCACAAAGCAATCTCGTTGTACCTGGAACTTCCGGTTCAATACATCGTGCCCACTCGACCCCTTTACAGTCATCGGTTGATTTTGAGCCGACTGTCTCCTCAACATCACCAGATTTTAACCGATGGTCGAATACTATTTCAAACATAGAAAGCATTGGATATTCGTCTCTAAGTTCAATCGCATACACCTCAACAAATGTTGATCTTatagatgatgatgacgacgacgacccTGAAGGAATTAGAAATCTATTGCTCATCTCCCCTACTATGGACAAAAACACCCCGGAAAATACATTACCATTTGTGTTGCATTGTT ATTTCCGATGGGCTGTCGTCAGTGTCTTCGAACCCCGGAAGGTGGCATATACTATGCGCAATCAGATTATTGAGCAATTCTCTGACGAAAGCTCGCGAGTGCGGACCATTTTGATAGCGAACATAATGAACATATACTCAAGAGATTTGGTAATGAATGAGATTGGAACTTGCATGATCAAGGCTTTAACCTCGGCCGTACAAGAGAATGTGTCACGGTTTAGGATCACGGCATCACCATTGGTTCCGGGACTGAACAGACAACATGCCGTTCGTACGTTGGATAACGTACTCGAG GTAGTGATACTCCAATTACGCACCCAACCTATATCCGATCACCTCCAATCGCTCCAGTCCGTTGCGCCAGTTTTCAGAGCCGCATGTCCCGAGCCTCCTGGAAAACCGCTGGACCTAACAAGAATTATGCTCGACTCCAGTCTCAACCTTCGACATTTCGCCTACATAGATATTTTAGCAAGCATGATTACCGCCCAGCCGACTTGCTTCCAGTACGAGGTACCGTTTTCGCTCGACTTATGCGATCGGATGTGTGAAATGCAGGATAGCTGTGGTCTACGGTGGCTATATGGGGTACCGGATCAATTTATCATGATGCTCGCATGGATCAACTCGCTAGCAGAGACTCCAGGCGCTAGTGAAAACACGGAGCTGATAGCATGGATAGAAAAGAACCTACCGCGAATTAATATTCCTATTGATAAATGTGGTGATCCATGGCTACGGATTGGGAGAACGCTGGTGCTTGAATGCTGGAGGTGTTGTGTACTGATATATCTTTATATG GTATTGTGCAAAGCCGATTCCAACGATCCTCGAGTTGTGCACGCTCATGGGGGTTTCATGCGACTTATTAGAGGGCTAAGATCAGCGCGACACCCAAACGCGAGCTTGGGCTCCCCGATACTAGTC GCCGGAGTAGTTGCAGTCACAGAACGAGATCGAGACACGCTTCGTGAAAAGATTATAGTGTTCGGGAATGGGCAACGTCAGGAACCGCGGGGAATGACTTTATGCTGGCGTTGGAAGATGTATGGGCCCGAACGCAAGATGAAGGGAGGGCAGCAGTATGGTCTGATCTGGCAATCGCTTGCC CTACTTTCGTCGAACACGGGATTGCGATGA
- a CDS encoding patatin-like phospholipase domain-containing protein 7 — MLASCRSSSPIRRGIPPLETRSAFEALRDIRDSAFLQDVDPEAFQQSYLLRHSLSPSSWSPEEESYVNSIRNVSRKQEESLYTGHAPLLRLLNHISEQVSKNIKHTQLEALVFYSGDKTKVTNPFSSHYHAPDIIVAEGTSQAFHTIDYSTVHLKETTWCSAVAVGEAKVKKSGQYQLANYLRNHLQLHPELNATLGLTIKSNGYALFYHDANVIHRATFRWYKPAPLYSFIETLYARPFQDTSMQILDPESSHPAWATMIGGDIYLSEAPRAQVGPGQRRYTTTAVNLINDEMVFIKDIWRDESRSFFEASLFQQAHEGEPMAGLMLVHSHGYVTDDSGEYLRTSHLRSASAEEETTIRYKMRMVTRDIGRRLEEIKSLRHFLCVMYDACAVQRNLYRKCRILHRDISDGNIMIAPSTNEYQERCAEGYADAKFLNQVLARDKDCKPKPECLVVDLGNGADLRVGRGQTALTERTGTPKFIARSVSFGDLLSLEDNDSAGVTMPSVDGPLGDYCPFMHTTEYQATNSSDSVSQSEPKFSHRLFHDAESTFWAIAWTLVRSTGEEYQLEKDPDTNFRRFYHTMCRHYPIPEDEDSRSMICKKDPKYWISLLHPNLQIIGPMLSKMFVYIRPEWAYRQDLDPEHAHEALMRLLLAEIIRIDMNNEDVPIAIGRRAVPPPPPNMPNLPLSMNSASMNPSISRSRTADSMDPRHNNIVGAQSDAQLAVGLGAVASPDPTEYTDRCDLKDQAKSLKWRRETCKLLEPN, encoded by the exons ATGCTGGCTTCTTGTCGATCTTCCAGCCCTATAAGGAGAGGCATCCCTCCATTGGAAACCCGTTCTGCATTTGAGGCCCTCAGGGATATCCGAGACAGCGCTTTTCTTCAGGATGTAGATCCCGAAGCATTCCAACAATCATATCTATTACGGCACAGCCTCAGTCCATCATCGTGGTCCCCAGAGGAGGAGAGCTATGTGAATAGTATTCGAAATGTGTCCCGGAAGCAGGAGGAATCTCTCTATACTGGTCATGCCCCGCTTCTCCGCTTGCTCAACCACATAAGTGAACAAGTCTCCAAAAATATCAAACACACTCAGCTGGAAGCCCTGGTTTTTTACTCGGGAGACAAGACCAAGGTCACAAATCCCTTCAGCAGCCACTATCATGCTCCGGATATCATCGTAGCGGAGGGAACATCGCAAGCATTCCATACGATAGACT ACTCGACAGTTCACTTGAAGGAGACGACATGGTGTTCAGCCGTTGCGGTTGGCGAAGCTAAAGTAAAAAAATCTGGACAATATCAGCTCGCCAATTATCTTCGAAACCATCTACAGCTTCACCCCGAATTGAATGCTACATTGGGTCTTACTATCAAGTCAAACGGATATGCGTTGTTCTACCATGATGCGAACGTCATCCATCGGGCGACTTTTCGTTGGTACAAACCGGCTCCGTTGTACTCGTTTATCGAGACACTCTACGCTCGGCCTTTCCAAGATACTTCGATGCAAATTTTGGATCCCGAGAGCTCACACCCGGCGTGGGCCACGATGATCGGAGGTGACATTTATTTGTCTGAAGCGCCACGAGCGCAGGTTGGCCCTGGTCAACGACGATACACCACTACAGCCGTCAATCTTATCAATGACGAAATGGTATTCATCAAGGATATCTGGCGAGACGAAAGCCGATCCTTTTTCGAGGCTTCGCTATTCCAGCAAGCTCACGAAGGGGAACCCATGGCCGGACTTATGCTCGTTCACTCCCACGGTTATGTGACTGATGACTCTGGAGAGTATCTTCGGACATCCCATCTTAGATCGGCGTCCGCCGAAGAAGAAACAACTATCAGATACAAGATGCGAATGGTGACAAGAGATATTGGACGTAGGCTTGAAGAGATAAAATCGTTGCGTCATTTCTTATGCGTGATGTATGATGCCTGTGCTG TGCAGCGGAACCTGTATCGAAAGTGCCGAATTTTACATCGAGACATTAGCGATGGGAATATTATGATCGCGCCTTCCACGAACGAGTATCAAGAGCGCTGCGCAGAAGGGTATGCAGACGCGAAATTTCTGAACCAAGTATTGGCAAGAGACAA GGATTGCAAACCGAAGCCGGAATGCTTGGTGGTTGATCTAGGAAATGGTGCAGATTTGAGAGTTGGTCGCGGTCAGACAGCATTGACAGAGCGGACT GGGACTCCCAAATTTATTGCTCGTTCGGTCTCTTTTGGTGATTTGCTATCCCTAGAGGACAATGATAGCGCCGGGGTGACCATGCCATCAGTGGACGGCCCACTAGGAGACTATTGCCCTTTCATGCACACCACCGAATATCAAGCCACCAATAGTTCCGACTCCGTTTCCCAGTCCGAACCTAAGTTCTCACATCGGTTATTCCATGACGCCGAGTCGACGTTCTGGGCAATTGCCTGGACTCTCGTTAGGTCTACGGGAGAAGAATATCAACTAGAGAAAGACCCAGACACAAATTTCCGTCGCTTTTACCACACTATGTGCAGGCATTATCCAATACCAGAAGATGAGGACTCTCGCTCGATGATATGCAAAAAGGACCCCAAATACTGGATATCACTTCTCCATCCAAATCTCCAAATTATAGGCCCAATGTTAAGCAAGATGTTCGTTTACATTCGACCAGAATGGGCTTACCGCCAGGATCTGGATCCTGAACATGCACATGAGGCATTGATGCGGCTGCTGCTTGCTGAGATAATTCGCATCGATATGAACAACGAGGATGTCCCCATTGCGATTGGTAGACGTGCGGTCcctcctccgcctcccaATATGCCAAACCTGCCATTGAGTATGAATTCTGCCTCGATGAATCCCTCGATCTCTCGGTCTCGGACTGCTGACTCTATGGATCCCCGACATAACAATATAGTCGGTGCACAATCGGACGCACAATTAGCAGTAGGACTTGGAGCCGTGGCCAGTCCTGATCCAACGGAATACACGGATCGTTGCGACTTGAAGGATCAAGCAAAATCATTAAAGTGGAGGAGAGAAACATGCAAGTTGTTAGAGCCCAATTAA